The following coding sequences are from one Microbacterium sp. SORGH_AS_0969 window:
- the rsmD gene encoding 16S rRNA (guanine(966)-N(2))-methyltransferase RsmD → MTRIISGRAGGTVLEVPAKGTRPTSDRVRESLFAALESADLLREARVADLYAGSGALGLESLSRGAASADLVELSAPAAAVIRKNADRLRTAGVEAPVRVHRANVTTYLSASGAEWDLVFIDPPYDVSDEELTRVLLALAPRLSPDAAVIVERAKRSPAPDWAAAGLEPERERTYGDTTMWWGRPTA, encoded by the coding sequence GTGACGCGCATCATCTCCGGCCGTGCCGGCGGAACCGTGCTCGAGGTCCCCGCGAAGGGTACGCGCCCCACGAGCGACCGCGTGCGCGAGTCGCTCTTCGCGGCCCTCGAATCCGCCGACCTCCTCCGTGAAGCACGCGTCGCCGACCTGTACGCCGGCTCCGGAGCGCTCGGGCTCGAGAGCCTCAGCCGCGGGGCCGCCTCAGCCGATCTCGTCGAGCTGTCCGCTCCCGCCGCCGCCGTGATCCGCAAGAACGCGGATCGGCTGCGAACTGCGGGCGTGGAGGCCCCCGTGCGGGTGCACCGCGCGAACGTCACGACCTACCTCTCGGCATCCGGCGCCGAGTGGGACCTCGTGTTCATCGACCCGCCGTACGACGTGAGCGACGAGGAGCTCACCCGCGTGCTGCTCGCCCTCGCGCCACGGCTGAGCCCGGACGCGGCCGTCATCGTCGAGCGCGCGAAGCGCTCCCCCGCGCCGGACTGGGCCGCCGCCGGGCTCGAGCCCGAGCGGGAGCGCACCTACGGCGACACGACGATGTGGTGGGGTCGACCGACCGCCTGA
- a CDS encoding IS110 family transposase, which yields MTNVTLEVVGGVDTHADTHHAAVVDTAGRQLADRQFPTTEAGYVALIGFLVSFGTLLRVGVEGTGSYGAGLARALRAHHIHVAEVIRPNRQLRRIRGKSDPIDAYAAARAALAEPDLPVPKVADGQVEAIRQLLVARRSAVKARTAAQVQIKTLLVTAPTPVRAKYRTLTDTALISALSRTRSSEDTTTDATLRALRSLARRHQYLTGEIADLDQTLEQLVTATNPALAATKGIGPVTAGQLLVTAGDNPERLRSEAAFAALCGVSPIPASSGKTTRHRLNRGGDRHANAALHHIALSRMSYEPRTRDYVAKKRGDGKTTKEALRCLKRAIAREIFTLLTSNVDVPRIDDLRPLRQARGISIETAAHHFGVWPMKISTIERGKRRDDDFTHTYRQWLLTT from the coding sequence ATGACAAACGTGACCCTCGAAGTCGTTGGGGGTGTCGACACGCACGCGGACACCCACCACGCGGCCGTCGTTGACACGGCCGGTCGGCAACTCGCGGACCGGCAGTTCCCGACCACCGAGGCCGGATACGTCGCGCTGATCGGTTTCCTCGTCTCGTTCGGGACGCTCCTGCGCGTGGGGGTGGAAGGCACCGGGTCCTACGGGGCGGGGCTTGCCCGTGCTCTGCGAGCCCACCACATCCATGTCGCGGAGGTGATCCGCCCGAACCGGCAGCTGCGTCGGATCAGAGGCAAGTCTGACCCGATCGACGCCTACGCCGCAGCCAGGGCAGCGTTGGCCGAACCCGATCTCCCGGTTCCGAAGGTCGCGGACGGGCAGGTCGAAGCGATCCGGCAGTTGCTGGTCGCCCGTCGCAGCGCGGTCAAGGCCCGCACCGCCGCGCAGGTCCAGATCAAAACACTCCTGGTCACCGCCCCCACCCCTGTCCGCGCGAAATACCGCACCCTGACAGACACAGCCTTGATCAGCGCCCTGTCCCGCACCCGCAGCAGCGAGGACACCACCACCGACGCGACCCTGCGCGCGTTGCGGTCCCTCGCCCGCCGCCACCAGTACCTCACCGGAGAGATCGCGGACCTCGACCAGACGCTGGAACAGCTCGTTACCGCCACCAACCCCGCCCTGGCCGCCACCAAAGGCATCGGCCCGGTCACCGCCGGTCAATTGCTCGTCACCGCGGGCGACAATCCCGAGCGTCTGCGCAGTGAAGCCGCGTTCGCCGCCCTCTGCGGCGTCAGCCCCATCCCTGCATCCAGCGGCAAAACCACCCGTCACCGCCTCAACCGCGGCGGCGACCGACACGCGAACGCCGCCCTGCACCACATCGCCCTGTCCCGGATGTCTTACGAACCTCGCACCCGCGATTACGTCGCCAAGAAACGCGGCGACGGCAAGACCACCAAGGAAGCCCTCCGATGCCTCAAACGCGCCATCGCCCGTGAGATCTTCACCCTCCTCACCAGCAACGTCGATGTCCCCCGAATCGACGACCTCCGCCCCCTCCGACAAGCCCGCGGCATCAGCATCGAAACCGCCGCACACCACTTCGGCGTATGGCCCATGAAAATCTCCACCATCGAACGCGGCAAACGCCGCGACGACGACTTCACCCACACCTACCGCCAATGGCTCCTCACCACTTGA
- a CDS encoding ATP-dependent DNA helicase RecG, translated as MPGLSLASRLDGAIGGKTAAAFDRAFGVKTVGELLEHYPRRYARRGELTPISTLPLGEPVTIVAEVVSASERRMQNRRGSLLEVVISDGDGRLSLTFFNQPWRLKDLTPGRRGIFSGKVGEYRRQTQLTNPDYELFDDIAEARAEAEVSAKRPIPIYPATATVPSPLVQKTISLVLDSLGDIDDPLPADLRARRGLLPARAALEQIHRPENDDDIPPAVATLRMQEAFVLQTALLQQRQFVRALSATKRPAHPGGLLERFDRILPFELTPDQQSVGAQIQSDMVGDWPMNRLVQGEVGSGKTLVALRAMLQVAESGGQSALIAPTEVLAAQHLRSIARMLGPELAPELMPTLLTGQLPAAERRKAALRVASGQAQIVVGTHALLSSTTTFADLGFVVVDEQHRFGVDQREALRAKGDSPHTLVLTATPIPRTVAMTVFGDLDVSTIRTMPAGRAGIQSFVAPLAEKPSWFARVWDRVAEEVAQGRQAFVVCAAIDAEQLTADEKTDEPADAPDGAPDGAATAAPNETNRTRWGVVQVEALLSRLPAFADIRVEILHGKMPSDEKDAVMQAFARGDIDVLVATTVIEVGVDVPNASTMVILEADRFGVSQLHQLRGRVGRGGLPGLCLLVTEAAPGTSSRARVDAVAATLDGFALAEVDLELRGEGDVLGGAQSGVRSSLRLLRVVTDADLITEARAEGEQLLADDPALQRHPGLAAALERRLGVEERAALAKS; from the coding sequence ATGCCCGGTCTGTCGCTCGCCTCCCGTCTCGACGGAGCGATCGGCGGCAAGACGGCAGCGGCGTTCGACCGCGCCTTCGGCGTGAAGACCGTCGGCGAGCTCCTCGAGCACTACCCTCGGCGGTACGCGCGGCGCGGTGAGCTGACCCCCATCTCGACCCTGCCCCTGGGCGAACCGGTCACGATCGTGGCCGAGGTGGTGAGCGCGAGCGAGCGGCGCATGCAGAATCGCCGGGGGTCGCTCCTCGAAGTGGTGATCAGCGACGGCGACGGCCGCCTGTCGCTGACGTTCTTCAACCAGCCGTGGCGGCTCAAAGACCTCACGCCGGGCCGCCGGGGGATCTTCTCGGGCAAGGTCGGCGAGTATCGTCGGCAGACGCAGTTGACGAATCCCGACTACGAGCTGTTCGACGACATCGCCGAGGCACGGGCCGAGGCCGAGGTCAGCGCGAAGCGTCCGATCCCGATCTACCCGGCCACGGCGACCGTTCCGAGTCCCCTCGTGCAGAAGACGATCTCGCTCGTCCTCGACTCGCTCGGCGACATCGACGATCCCCTCCCCGCCGACCTTCGCGCGCGGCGCGGTCTGCTCCCGGCTCGCGCCGCCCTCGAGCAGATCCACCGTCCCGAAAACGACGACGACATCCCGCCCGCCGTGGCGACGCTGCGGATGCAGGAGGCGTTCGTGCTGCAGACGGCGTTGCTGCAGCAGCGCCAGTTCGTTCGCGCGCTCTCGGCGACGAAGCGCCCCGCGCATCCCGGCGGGCTCCTCGAACGTTTCGACCGCATCCTGCCGTTCGAGCTCACCCCCGATCAGCAGAGCGTGGGTGCCCAGATCCAGTCCGACATGGTGGGCGACTGGCCCATGAACCGTCTCGTGCAGGGCGAGGTCGGCTCGGGCAAGACCCTCGTGGCCCTGCGCGCCATGTTGCAGGTCGCCGAGTCGGGCGGGCAGTCGGCCCTGATCGCCCCGACCGAAGTGCTCGCGGCACAGCACCTGCGCTCGATCGCGCGGATGCTCGGCCCCGAACTCGCCCCCGAACTCATGCCGACCCTGCTCACCGGTCAGCTTCCCGCTGCGGAGCGGCGCAAGGCCGCGCTGCGCGTCGCATCCGGTCAGGCACAGATCGTCGTCGGTACCCACGCCCTCCTGAGCTCCACGACGACGTTCGCCGACCTCGGGTTCGTCGTGGTCGACGAGCAGCACCGCTTCGGCGTCGACCAGCGAGAGGCCCTTCGCGCGAAGGGCGATTCTCCGCACACCCTGGTGCTGACGGCGACGCCGATTCCGCGCACCGTGGCGATGACGGTGTTCGGCGATCTCGACGTCTCGACGATCCGGACGATGCCGGCCGGGCGTGCCGGCATCCAATCGTTCGTCGCGCCCCTCGCTGAGAAGCCGAGCTGGTTCGCGCGCGTGTGGGATCGCGTGGCCGAGGAGGTCGCGCAGGGACGCCAGGCCTTCGTCGTCTGTGCCGCGATCGACGCCGAGCAGCTCACGGCCGACGAGAAGACCGACGAGCCGGCCGATGCGCCCGACGGTGCGCCCGACGGTGCCGCGACCGCCGCTCCGAACGAGACCAATCGAACGCGGTGGGGCGTCGTCCAGGTCGAGGCCCTGCTGTCGCGCCTGCCGGCTTTCGCCGACATCCGGGTCGAGATCCTGCACGGCAAGATGCCGTCCGATGAGAAGGATGCCGTGATGCAGGCGTTCGCGCGCGGCGACATCGACGTGCTCGTCGCCACCACGGTCATCGAGGTCGGTGTCGACGTGCCCAACGCGTCGACGATGGTCATCCTCGAGGCCGACCGTTTCGGCGTCTCGCAGCTTCACCAGCTGCGCGGTCGTGTCGGTCGTGGCGGCCTCCCGGGCCTCTGCCTGCTCGTCACCGAGGCGGCGCCGGGCACCTCGTCGCGCGCGCGGGTCGACGCGGTGGCGGCGACGCTCGACGGCTTCGCGCTGGCCGAGGTCGACCTCGAACTGCGCGGCGAGGGCGACGTGCTCGGCGGTGCCCAGTCGGGCGTGCGTTCGTCCCTCCGCCTGCTGCGTGTCGTCACCGACGCCGACCTCATCACCGAGGCGCGCGCCGAGGGCGAGCAGCTTCTCGCCGACGATCCGGCGCTGCAACGGCATCCGGGGCTGGCGGCTGCGCTCGAGCGTCGTCTCGGTGTCGAAGAACGTGCGGCGCTCGCGAAGTCCTGA
- the coaD gene encoding pantetheine-phosphate adenylyltransferase gives MDPRIAVVPGSFDPPTLGHLDVIRRAAGLFDQLHVLVVHNPGKEAMLPIAQRQSLLEQSIAEAGVDGDVVVAAWSMGLLVDYATEVGAKVLVKGIRSQVDVAYETPMAIVNRDLAHVETVFLLPDPSHALVSSSLVRQVAGLGGDVSPYVPPAVARFLDTGARGI, from the coding sequence ATGGACCCCCGGATCGCCGTTGTTCCCGGCTCGTTCGACCCGCCCACGCTGGGACATCTCGACGTGATCCGCCGAGCGGCCGGTCTCTTCGACCAGCTGCACGTCCTCGTGGTGCACAATCCCGGCAAAGAAGCGATGCTGCCGATCGCCCAGCGCCAGTCGCTGCTCGAGCAGTCGATCGCCGAGGCGGGTGTCGACGGCGACGTGGTCGTTGCGGCGTGGAGCATGGGGCTCCTCGTCGACTACGCGACCGAGGTCGGCGCGAAGGTGCTGGTCAAAGGCATCCGATCGCAGGTCGACGTGGCCTACGAGACGCCGATGGCGATCGTGAACCGGGATCTCGCGCACGTCGAGACGGTCTTCCTGCTGCCCGATCCCTCGCACGCGCTCGTGTCGAGTTCTCTGGTGCGCCAGGTCGCCGGTCTTGGAGGCGACGTGTCGCCGTACGTGCCTCCCGCGGTCGCGCGGTTCCTCGACACCGGCGCTCGCGGGATCTGA
- a CDS encoding DUF177 domain-containing protein, which translates to MREHSLEIPAPEKWGEGLVSVPEAEPLELEVRLESVHEGILVSGTVDTTATGVCGRCLIDIEEPVEVEFQELFAYPGDEASDFDVQDDHVDLENLVRDAIVLSLPFQPVCQPDCLGLDPVTGEKLTESPGDTEQSSVDPRWAALQQYTPDDGDALRAAPKTEKS; encoded by the coding sequence ATGCGCGAGCACAGCCTCGAGATCCCCGCGCCCGAGAAATGGGGCGAGGGTCTCGTCTCCGTTCCCGAGGCGGAGCCGCTCGAGCTCGAGGTGCGTCTCGAGTCGGTCCACGAGGGAATCCTCGTGTCGGGAACCGTCGACACCACCGCCACCGGGGTCTGCGGACGCTGCCTGATCGACATCGAGGAGCCTGTCGAAGTCGAGTTCCAGGAACTTTTCGCGTATCCTGGGGATGAAGCGAGTGACTTCGACGTTCAAGACGACCACGTGGATCTTGAAAATCTGGTCCGGGATGCCATTGTCCTGTCGCTTCCGTTCCAGCCGGTGTGTCAGCCGGATTGCCTCGGGCTCGACCCGGTCACGGGCGAGAAGCTGACGGAAAGCCCCGGCGACACGGAGCAGTCGTCCGTTGATCCTCGATGGGCTGCGCTCCAGCAGTACACCCCAGACGACGGCGATGCGCTCCGCGCCGCCCCCAAGACAGAGAAGAGCTAG
- the rpmF gene encoding 50S ribosomal protein L32: MAGNPPKRKVSRSNTRSRRAQWKAEAPALVKTIENGKVVYSRPHQAKVVTDSQGTELFLEYKGRKVADV; this comes from the coding sequence ATGGCAGGTAACCCCCCGAAGCGGAAGGTCTCCCGCTCCAACACCCGTTCGCGTCGCGCGCAGTGGAAGGCCGAAGCCCCCGCGCTCGTCAAGACCATCGAGAACGGCAAGGTCGTCTACAGCCGCCCCCACCAGGCGAAGGTCGTCACCGACTCGCAGGGCACCGAGCTCTTCCTCGAGTACAAGGGCCGCAAGGTCGCCGACGTCTGA
- the rnc gene encoding ribonuclease III, with amino-acid sequence MTRNNVERSALTEKLGVDIDPELLSLALTHRSFAYENGGIPHNERLEFLGDSVLGQAVTVRLFTRHPDLDEGQLAKRRAGVVSTIALAEVARGIGLGQHVRLGRGEILTGGNDKDSILADTMEALIGATYLSAGPDAATAMVLRLVEPLMADPARYGAAMDPKTSLQEIAARLSLPAPTYAVEASGPDHDRRFTATVTVGDVVTTGTGSSKKQAEMAAALTAWRELDARA; translated from the coding sequence GTGACGCGTAACAACGTCGAGCGCTCCGCGCTCACCGAGAAGCTCGGGGTCGACATCGACCCCGAGCTTCTTTCGCTCGCGCTGACACATCGCTCGTTCGCCTACGAGAACGGCGGCATCCCGCACAACGAGCGCCTCGAGTTCCTCGGCGACTCCGTGCTCGGTCAGGCCGTGACCGTGCGCCTTTTCACACGGCATCCGGATCTCGACGAGGGTCAGCTCGCCAAGCGGCGCGCCGGCGTCGTCTCGACGATCGCCCTCGCCGAGGTCGCTCGCGGTATCGGGCTCGGGCAGCACGTCCGGCTCGGCCGGGGCGAGATCCTCACCGGCGGCAACGACAAGGACTCGATCCTCGCCGACACGATGGAAGCGCTCATCGGCGCCACGTATCTGTCGGCCGGTCCGGATGCCGCGACGGCGATGGTGCTGCGACTCGTCGAGCCCCTGATGGCCGACCCGGCCCGTTACGGCGCGGCGATGGACCCCAAGACCAGCCTGCAAGAGATCGCGGCTCGCCTCTCACTGCCCGCACCCACCTACGCCGTCGAAGCGTCCGGCCCCGATCACGATCGGCGCTTCACGGCGACCGTCACGGTCGGCGACGTGGTGACCACGGGAACCGGGTCGAGCAAGAAGCAGGCCGAGATGGCCGCGGCGCTCACGGCCTGGCGCGAGCTCGACGCGCGTGCCTGA
- the mutM gene encoding bifunctional DNA-formamidopyrimidine glycosylase/DNA-(apurinic or apyrimidinic site) lyase, translating into MPELPEVEVVRAGLEPAVTGALIASVDVRDERALTRHTGGAAHFEAALTGQRISAAVRRGKFLWMPFSGDEAIVTHLGMSGQMLLRVPGAPEERHERIRIELEHPVHGPLSVVFADQRTFGSLAVDQLVDTPDGAAAGRGSDLARVPTQVAHIARDPLDPAFDVARFRARLARTSSGIKRVLLDQTVASGIGNIYADESLWAARIHPETSASVLPTRAVNRLLGEVRAVLDKALAEGGTSFDAQYVNVNGQAGYFAHSLNAYGRTGQPCPRCARPIVRVSFMNRSSHFCPHCQRVR; encoded by the coding sequence GTGCCTGAGCTTCCCGAGGTCGAGGTCGTCCGCGCCGGTCTCGAACCCGCCGTCACCGGCGCGCTCATCGCGTCGGTCGACGTTCGCGACGAACGAGCGCTCACCCGTCACACCGGCGGAGCGGCGCACTTCGAGGCGGCGCTCACCGGGCAGCGGATCAGCGCCGCCGTCCGGCGGGGCAAGTTCCTCTGGATGCCGTTCTCCGGCGACGAGGCGATCGTCACCCACCTGGGCATGAGCGGGCAGATGCTGCTCCGGGTCCCGGGTGCCCCCGAGGAGCGCCATGAGCGTATCCGCATCGAGCTCGAGCACCCCGTCCACGGCCCGCTCTCGGTCGTGTTCGCCGATCAGCGGACGTTCGGTTCGCTGGCCGTGGACCAGCTCGTCGACACTCCCGACGGCGCGGCGGCTGGACGGGGGTCGGATCTCGCTCGCGTGCCCACGCAGGTCGCGCACATCGCGCGCGATCCGCTCGACCCCGCTTTCGACGTCGCGCGCTTCCGGGCGCGACTCGCGCGCACGTCCTCGGGGATCAAGCGCGTGCTGCTCGACCAGACCGTCGCGAGCGGCATCGGCAACATCTACGCGGACGAGTCGCTGTGGGCGGCACGCATCCACCCCGAGACCTCGGCATCCGTTCTTCCGACCCGGGCCGTGAATCGTCTGCTCGGGGAGGTCCGCGCGGTGCTCGACAAGGCACTGGCGGAGGGCGGAACGAGCTTCGACGCCCAGTACGTGAACGTGAACGGTCAGGCCGGCTACTTCGCGCACTCGCTCAACGCGTACGGGCGCACCGGTCAGCCGTGTCCCCGGTGCGCCCGTCCCATCGTCCGCGTGTCTTTCATGAACCGTTCGAGTCACTTCTGCCCGCACTGTCAGCGCGTGCGCTGA
- a CDS encoding GNAT family N-acetyltransferase → MTSLPDGVEFRRLHIPASIDDDDAADFREMTRVRNLVYAEISGHDDHSMPADELLPNFQPDPAQVRLSWLVLLDGEAVGRIGLDLPQEDGARSGYWLVELLRSVWGRGIGRAGYALVEQTAREHGRTVLQSWAEHPAADGPHLEAPTGFGSVPHDHIARYFLASGHALEQVERNSALDLTTAEPRLRALLAEAESASAGYRIVQWVLPTPDEFVDGMALMKERMVTDAPAAGLEFDEEKWDAERVRRYERTYLDAGRLLLITAAQHIDSGDLVAFNELAIGKDRTAATSQHDTLVVSAHRGHRLGMLVKCAGLLAWRDIAPASPRVLTYNAEENRPMLSINEAIGFVPVAYEGAWKKVLD, encoded by the coding sequence ATGACTTCGCTCCCCGACGGCGTCGAGTTCCGACGCCTGCACATCCCCGCCTCCATCGACGACGATGACGCCGCGGACTTCCGCGAAATGACCCGCGTGCGCAACCTCGTGTACGCCGAGATCTCGGGTCACGACGATCACTCCATGCCGGCGGACGAGCTTCTGCCGAACTTCCAGCCTGACCCCGCGCAGGTGCGTCTCTCGTGGCTCGTGCTTCTCGACGGCGAGGCGGTGGGTCGTATCGGTCTCGACCTCCCCCAGGAAGACGGGGCCCGTTCGGGCTACTGGCTCGTCGAGCTTCTTCGATCGGTCTGGGGACGCGGCATCGGTCGCGCCGGCTACGCGCTCGTGGAACAGACCGCTCGAGAGCACGGTCGAACCGTGCTCCAGTCCTGGGCGGAACACCCCGCCGCCGACGGGCCTCACCTCGAGGCTCCCACCGGCTTCGGTTCGGTGCCGCACGATCACATCGCGCGGTACTTCCTGGCATCCGGGCACGCTCTGGAACAGGTCGAACGCAACAGCGCTCTCGACCTGACGACCGCGGAGCCCCGCCTTCGCGCGCTCCTCGCCGAAGCCGAGTCGGCCTCCGCCGGATACCGGATCGTGCAGTGGGTCCTGCCGACCCCCGACGAATTCGTCGACGGAATGGCCCTCATGAAAGAACGAATGGTGACCGACGCGCCTGCGGCGGGCCTCGAGTTCGACGAGGAGAAGTGGGATGCCGAGCGCGTCCGCCGCTACGAGCGCACCTACCTCGATGCGGGGCGTCTGCTGCTGATTACGGCCGCGCAACACATCGACAGCGGGGACCTCGTGGCCTTCAACGAGCTCGCGATCGGTAAGGACCGCACGGCCGCCACCTCTCAGCACGACACCCTCGTCGTGAGCGCGCACCGCGGGCACCGCCTGGGCATGCTCGTGAAATGCGCAGGACTGCTCGCGTGGCGCGACATCGCGCCCGCCTCGCCGCGCGTGCTCACCTACAACGCCGAAGAGAACCGCCCCATGCTCTCAATCAACGAGGCGATCGGCTTCGTGCCCGTGGCTTACGAGGGGGCGTGGAAGAAGGTGCTCGACTGA